From Solidesulfovibrio carbinoliphilus subsp. oakridgensis, the proteins below share one genomic window:
- a CDS encoding S16 family serine protease: MFFRSKPRPATAADPDAPTEDTGVLDTLRRSLDAARLPAQAAAAAGRELARLEKTDPSVAEYAVGIHYLECILKLPWNACTRDTLDLTRARDVLDARHHGLAPVKERILEFLAARALRGAARPRLLVVDDEEIARTNMAHVLGREGYEVRVAGDGLEALDVLTGGFEADVVVTDLKMERLDGMELLRRLRRVAPDAAVVMVTGFATVGTAVEALRAGAAHYLGKPVNLDELKRTVRAVLEARTASSPGRGPVLCFSGPPGVGKTSVGQAVAESLGREFVRVSLAGLRDEAELRGHRRTYVGAMPGRILKELTRVGVANPVFMLDEIDKIGSDFRGDAASALLEILDPEQNARFSDNFLEIPFDLSRIMFLATANDVSRLPGPLLDRLENLAFPGYTDREKCGIAKDFLLPRHLRENGLSQASVSFTDQALSRIIDDYTRESGLRGLSREIGTACRRLAKLTFENAGQAPARIDAPDIPTLLGPRRFTREAAEAGDRVGVVTGLVVGEHGGEIVFVETARMPGTGQLLLTGSLGEVLRESAQAALSHIRSQAAALGVEPGFFEKTDLHIHFPAGAVTKDGPSAGVTIFCALLSLLTGRPARCDAAATGEMTLAGRLLPVAGIREKCLAAKRAGITTVVLPRANGEVVAALPDDVLEGLDVVLAADAAEAARVVLRGEKEKEEASGGRGE; the protein is encoded by the coding sequence ATGTTTTTCCGCAGCAAACCCCGTCCGGCCACGGCCGCCGACCCGGACGCACCGACCGAGGACACCGGCGTCCTCGACACCCTGCGCCGTTCCCTCGACGCCGCCCGACTGCCGGCCCAGGCCGCCGCCGCCGCCGGCCGCGAACTGGCCAGGCTCGAGAAGACCGACCCGTCCGTGGCCGAGTATGCCGTTGGCATCCATTACCTGGAATGCATCCTGAAACTGCCGTGGAACGCCTGCACCCGGGACACCCTCGACCTGACCCGGGCCAGGGACGTGCTGGACGCCCGCCACCACGGCCTGGCCCCGGTCAAGGAGCGCATCCTGGAGTTTTTGGCCGCCCGGGCCCTGCGCGGCGCGGCCCGGCCCCGGCTGCTCGTGGTCGACGACGAGGAGATCGCCCGGACCAACATGGCCCATGTCCTTGGCCGGGAAGGCTACGAGGTGCGGGTGGCCGGGGACGGGCTCGAAGCGCTCGACGTCCTGACCGGCGGCTTCGAGGCCGATGTGGTGGTGACAGATCTCAAGATGGAACGCCTGGACGGCATGGAGCTGTTGCGGCGGCTGCGGCGGGTGGCCCCGGACGCGGCGGTGGTCATGGTCACGGGCTTCGCCACGGTCGGCACGGCCGTGGAGGCCCTGCGGGCCGGGGCGGCCCACTACCTCGGCAAGCCCGTCAATCTGGACGAACTCAAGCGGACCGTGCGCGCGGTCCTGGAGGCCAGGACCGCGTCCAGCCCGGGCCGGGGGCCGGTCCTGTGCTTTTCCGGCCCGCCGGGCGTGGGCAAGACTTCCGTCGGCCAGGCCGTGGCCGAGTCGCTCGGCCGGGAGTTCGTGCGCGTCTCCCTGGCCGGCCTTCGCGACGAGGCCGAGCTTCGCGGCCACCGACGTACCTACGTCGGGGCCATGCCGGGTCGCATCTTAAAGGAACTCACGCGCGTGGGCGTGGCCAACCCGGTCTTCATGCTGGACGAAATCGACAAGATCGGCAGCGATTTTCGCGGCGACGCCGCCTCGGCCCTGCTGGAAATCCTCGATCCCGAGCAGAACGCCCGGTTTTCCGACAATTTTCTCGAAATCCCCTTCGACCTGTCGCGCATCATGTTCCTCGCCACGGCCAACGACGTCTCGCGCCTGCCGGGCCCCCTCCTCGACCGTCTGGAGAACCTGGCCTTCCCGGGCTACACGGACCGGGAAAAATGCGGCATCGCCAAAGATTTCCTCCTGCCCCGCCATTTGCGCGAAAACGGCCTGTCCCAGGCCTCGGTCTCCTTCACCGACCAGGCCCTTTCCCGCATCATCGACGACTACACCCGGGAATCCGGGCTGCGGGGCCTGTCCCGGGAGATCGGCACGGCCTGCCGCCGGCTGGCCAAACTGACCTTCGAGAACGCGGGGCAAGCCCCGGCCCGCATCGACGCCCCGGACATCCCGACGCTCCTTGGCCCCCGCCGCTTCACCCGCGAGGCGGCCGAGGCCGGGGACCGGGTCGGCGTGGTCACGGGCCTGGTGGTCGGCGAGCACGGCGGCGAGATCGTCTTTGTCGAGACCGCCCGGATGCCGGGCACGGGCCAGCTGCTTCTGACGGGCTCTTTGGGCGAGGTGCTGCGAGAATCGGCCCAGGCGGCGCTCAGCCACATCCGCAGCCAGGCCGCCGCGTTGGGTGTGGAACCCGGCTTTTTCGAAAAGACCGACCTGCACATCCACTTTCCGGCCGGGGCCGTCACCAAGGACGGCCCCTCGGCCGGGGTCACCATCTTCTGCGCCCTGCTCTCGCTTTTGACCGGCCGCCCGGCCCGCTGCGACGCGGCCGCGACCGGCGAGATGACGCTGGCCGGCCGCCTTTTGCCCGTGGCCGGCATCCGGGAAAAGTGCCTGGCCGCCAAACGGGCCGGCATCACCACGGTTGTCCTGCCCCGGGCCAACGGCGAAGTGGTCGCGGCCCTGCCGGACGATGTCCTCGAAGGCCTCGACGTGGTCCTGGCCGCCGACGCCGCCGAAGCCGCCCGGGTGGTGTTGCGAGGAGAGAAGGAAAAGGAAGAGGCCTCCGGCGGCCGGGGAGAATGA
- a CDS encoding universal stress protein — MYLHRPKTLVVGLDGSPASRGAFAQAMILAASLRGRLVAVAVVPGLGGLERIGRERERRELLRPYEEALAEAGEAAAAASLPLKKVIETGEAFERLVDVAEAEEASLVVIGDARRAYMERVLLGRNVAKVIGYSPCDVLVVPEGTALDFSRVVTAVDGSRQSLAAAGRALGLAAAYGGTLAVVSVLDVPVDRHLIYGIFEDIKRRALVATGAVAKAAKARGVAADVLLLEGSPYRGIASFARDACAGCLVLGSYGKSGLRRLLLGSVAERVLALAPCPVLVVKAAPGDPDAIAGDADEALGAEAE, encoded by the coding sequence ATGTACCTGCACCGTCCCAAGACCCTCGTCGTCGGCCTCGACGGTTCTCCGGCCTCCCGGGGGGCCTTTGCCCAGGCCATGATCCTGGCCGCCTCCCTGCGGGGACGCCTGGTGGCCGTGGCGGTCGTGCCCGGGCTCGGGGGCCTGGAGCGCATCGGCCGGGAGCGCGAGCGCCGGGAGCTGTTGCGGCCCTACGAAGAGGCCCTGGCCGAGGCCGGGGAGGCCGCGGCCGCCGCCTCGCTGCCGCTGAAAAAAGTGATCGAGACCGGCGAGGCCTTCGAGCGGCTGGTGGACGTGGCCGAAGCCGAGGAGGCGAGCCTGGTGGTCATCGGCGACGCGCGCCGGGCCTACATGGAGCGGGTGCTCCTCGGGCGCAACGTGGCCAAGGTCATCGGCTACAGCCCGTGCGACGTGCTGGTGGTGCCGGAGGGCACGGCCCTCGATTTTTCCCGGGTGGTCACGGCCGTGGACGGCTCCCGGCAGAGCTTGGCCGCCGCCGGCCGGGCCCTGGGCCTGGCCGCCGCCTACGGCGGGACGCTCGCCGTGGTGTCGGTCCTGGACGTGCCCGTGGACCGCCATCTCATCTACGGCATTTTCGAGGACATCAAGCGCCGGGCCTTGGTCGCCACCGGAGCCGTGGCCAAGGCGGCCAAGGCCCGGGGCGTGGCCGCCGACGTCCTCTTGCTCGAAGGCTCGCCCTACCGGGGCATCGCCTCCTTTGCCCGGGACGCCTGCGCCGGTTGCCTGGTGCTCGGGTCCTACGGCAAAAGCGGCCTGCGCCGGCTGCTCCTTGGCAGCGTGGCCGAGCGGGTCCTGGCCCTGGCCCCGTGCCCGGTGCTGGTGGTCAAGGCCGCCCCCGGCGACCCGGACGCCATTGCCGGCGACGCGGACGAGGCGCTTGGAGCCGAGGCCGAATAA
- a CDS encoding chromosomal replication initiator protein DnaA: METIWPRIKKLLEQTLSPGLYNLWIKPLTARARDGVLELAAPNAFVASWVRERLADSVVEAAAVVMGSRPQLVVTEAARTADAPAAAPAATAPRPARAPRSLTLPMAPKAPDLGNDRFRFSYDEFVVGPSNELAYVASQGICDMSLSADQLFISSAPGLGKTHLIQAMGKRLSHTGGEDGRNLRVAYLSAEEFANRLVIALKTRQVEKFKAAFRENVDVLLLEDIHFFRDKPRIQDELLNTLIALNSRGCRLVFTSSFLPRDLAGLDAQLLSRISSGFLTVIDKPDLATRKRILERKAAVHQVLLPDEVSTLLADRLHADVRQLESCLQNLALKARLLNCRISVDLAWDVLRHYDLEARSLTLEDIVEYVCDVYRLSADQLVSKSRKRQYVLARNTAFLLARQHTDMSLVDIGNRFNRRHSTVVKGITSLERHLSLRTPLGRELERTIESVRA, encoded by the coding sequence ATGGAAACGATCTGGCCCCGTATCAAAAAGCTTCTTGAACAGACCCTGAGTCCAGGGCTCTATAATCTTTGGATAAAACCCCTTACCGCCCGGGCCCGCGACGGCGTTTTGGAACTGGCCGCGCCCAATGCCTTCGTGGCCTCCTGGGTGCGGGAACGGCTGGCCGATTCCGTGGTCGAGGCCGCGGCTGTGGTCATGGGGTCCCGGCCCCAACTGGTGGTGACCGAAGCCGCCCGGACCGCCGATGCCCCGGCCGCCGCGCCGGCCGCCACCGCCCCGCGTCCGGCCAGGGCGCCCAGGTCCCTGACCCTGCCCATGGCCCCCAAGGCTCCAGATCTCGGCAACGACCGTTTCCGTTTCAGTTACGACGAATTTGTGGTCGGTCCGTCCAACGAGCTGGCCTATGTGGCCAGCCAGGGCATTTGTGACATGTCGTTGTCGGCGGACCAGCTGTTCATCAGTTCCGCGCCCGGCCTCGGCAAGACCCACCTCATCCAGGCCATGGGCAAGCGCCTCTCCCACACCGGCGGCGAAGACGGCCGCAACCTGCGGGTGGCCTATCTTTCGGCCGAGGAGTTCGCCAACCGGCTGGTCATCGCCTTGAAGACCCGGCAGGTCGAGAAGTTCAAGGCCGCCTTCCGCGAGAACGTGGACGTGCTGCTTCTGGAGGACATCCATTTCTTCCGCGACAAGCCGCGCATCCAGGACGAACTCTTAAATACGCTCATTGCCCTTAATTCCCGGGGCTGCCGGCTGGTCTTCACCAGTTCGTTTCTGCCCCGCGACCTGGCCGGCCTCGACGCCCAGCTCCTGTCGCGCATCAGTTCCGGGTTTTTGACGGTTATCGACAAGCCGGACCTGGCCACCAGAAAGCGCATCCTCGAGCGCAAGGCCGCCGTCCACCAGGTCCTGCTGCCGGACGAGGTGTCCACGCTTCTGGCCGACCGGCTCCACGCCGACGTGCGCCAGCTCGAGAGCTGCCTGCAGAACCTGGCCTTGAAGGCCCGGCTTCTCAACTGCCGCATCTCCGTGGATTTGGCCTGGGACGTCCTGCGCCACTACGACCTGGAGGCCCGGTCGCTGACCCTGGAAGACATCGTGGAATACGTCTGCGACGTCTACCGGCTTTCGGCCGACCAGCTCGTGTCCAAATCCCGCAAGCGCCAGTACGTCCTGGCCCGCAACACGGCTTTTCTACTGGCCCGCCAGCACACGGACATGTCCCTGGTCGACATCGGCAACCGGTTCAACCGCCGCCATTCCACCGTGGTCAAGGGCATCACGTCCCTGGAGCGCCACCTGTCCCTGCGCACGCCCCTTGGCCGGGAACTGGAACGGACCATCGAGAGCGTCCGCGCCTAG
- a CDS encoding universal stress protein encodes MHDARPTTSPTEAAANRPHQVLVVIRGGGARQALSDYALGVAERLGLSVLAAYVDTLPRFGDRQARRERFAAGVAHDAAAFREKAGERDIGFEHVTVSGKASEAVVALTHGGRRIDFVVLDPAIRLEEVARRSPVPVFGLDVADGDRAGRRGRFPSQHQTPGRLSMSEKMRKRNAVRSVVFGAGAVALYAAVFTHSELFTNLSAKGGMYAVVPVITVFLFSYVHGSFTSAFWSALGIEASKGATAKKQPTAHTEKRKDGRAAARINA; translated from the coding sequence ATGCACGACGCCAGACCGACCACGAGCCCGACCGAGGCCGCCGCCAACCGTCCCCACCAGGTGTTGGTGGTGATCCGGGGAGGCGGAGCCAGGCAGGCCCTTTCCGACTACGCCCTGGGCGTGGCCGAGCGGCTGGGGCTTTCGGTGCTGGCCGCCTATGTCGATACGCTGCCCCGGTTCGGGGACAGGCAGGCCCGGCGGGAACGGTTCGCCGCCGGCGTGGCCCATGACGCGGCCGCGTTCCGGGAAAAGGCCGGAGAGCGGGACATTGGGTTCGAGCACGTCACGGTCTCGGGCAAGGCGTCCGAGGCCGTGGTGGCCCTCACGCACGGGGGCCGGCGGATCGATTTCGTGGTGCTCGACCCGGCGATACGGCTTGAAGAGGTGGCCAGGCGGTCGCCGGTCCCCGTGTTCGGCCTCGATGTGGCCGACGGGGACAGGGCGGGGCGCCGGGGCCGTTTTCCCTCGCAACACCAAACCCCTGGGAGGTTGTCCATGTCCGAGAAGATGCGCAAGCGAAACGCGGTCCGGTCGGTCGTCTTCGGCGCGGGCGCCGTGGCCCTCTACGCCGCGGTGTTCACGCATTCGGAACTTTTCACCAACCTGTCGGCCAAGGGCGGCATGTACGCCGTGGTGCCGGTGATCACGGTCTTCCTCTTTTCCTACGTGCACGGCAGCTTCACCAGCGCCTTCTGGTCGGCGCTCGGCATCGAGGCCTCCAAGGGCGCCACGGCCAAGAAACAGCCGACCGCCCACACCGAGAAGCGCAAGGACGGCCGGGCCGCCGCCCGCATCAACGCCTGA
- a CDS encoding sulfite exporter TauE/SafE family protein has translation MHGAGEMISFIDLNLYSIVFLFLVGFIGGLVSGFIGSGGAFVLTPGMMSLGVPGPVAVASNMCHKFPKALVGSIKRYRYGQVDIKLGVIMGLFAEIGVQAGIHVQQIILEKWGEAGSNLYVSLSFVFVLLTVGSFVMRDALRLAKNDGQGKPNKLAQRLQAIELWPMMTFKRAGVRISVWFLIPVALATGMLAATIAVGGFIGVPGLMYIIGVTSIVASATELVIAFVMGLGGTLIWAYYGMVDIRLTLIILGGSLFGVQLGAIGTTYVKEYMIKMVMAIIMLIVAFSRFLAMPKYLNKLALTDFSDTVVSMLNQTSFGVMVVALLVGAGIILAAMFKARRLESRA, from the coding sequence ATGCACGGCGCGGGCGAAATGATCAGCTTCATCGATCTCAATCTCTATTCCATTGTTTTCCTGTTTCTGGTCGGCTTCATCGGCGGCCTGGTCAGCGGCTTCATCGGTTCGGGCGGTGCCTTTGTGCTCACCCCCGGCATGATGAGCCTTGGCGTGCCCGGCCCCGTGGCCGTGGCCAGCAACATGTGCCACAAGTTTCCCAAGGCCCTGGTCGGTTCCATCAAGCGCTACCGCTACGGCCAGGTGGACATCAAGCTCGGCGTCATCATGGGCCTTTTCGCGGAAATCGGCGTCCAGGCCGGCATCCACGTCCAGCAGATCATCCTGGAGAAATGGGGCGAGGCCGGCTCGAACCTCTACGTCAGCCTGTCGTTCGTGTTCGTGCTCCTGACCGTCGGCAGCTTCGTCATGCGCGACGCCCTGCGCCTGGCCAAAAACGACGGCCAGGGCAAGCCCAACAAGCTGGCCCAGCGGCTGCAGGCCATCGAACTGTGGCCCATGATGACCTTCAAGCGGGCCGGCGTGCGCATCTCGGTCTGGTTTCTCATCCCCGTCGCCCTGGCCACGGGCATGCTGGCCGCGACCATCGCGGTCGGCGGCTTCATCGGCGTGCCGGGCCTCATGTACATCATCGGCGTGACCAGCATCGTGGCCTCGGCCACCGAACTCGTCATCGCCTTTGTCATGGGCCTTGGCGGCACCCTCATCTGGGCCTACTACGGCATGGTCGACATCCGGCTGACGCTCATCATCCTCGGCGGCTCGCTTTTCGGCGTCCAGCTCGGCGCCATCGGCACCACCTATGTCAAGGAATACATGATCAAGATGGTCATGGCCATCATCATGCTGATCGTGGCCTTCAGCCGTTTCCTGGCCATGCCCAAGTACTTGAACAAGCTCGCCCTGACCGATTTCTCGGACACGGTGGTTAGCATGCTCAACCAGACGAGCTTCGGCGTGATGGTCGTGGCCCTGCTCGTTGGCGCCGGCATCATCCTGGCGGCCATGTTCAAGGCCCGCCGGCTCGAAAGCCGGGCCTAG